The Clostridiaceae bacterium HFYG-1003 genome includes a window with the following:
- a CDS encoding HK97 gp10 family phage protein: MAKVDIKMPDEFLLKVSKLGSDFDPVAEKVLKAGGEVVFNRTKSNLSAVIGKGTKHESRSTGELEKALGVTSVRLDRNGNHNIKIGFSEPRSDGESNAKLANILEYGKHGQPAKPFLKPAKSASKSECISTMKSTFEEEVKKI, encoded by the coding sequence TTGGCAAAAGTTGATATTAAGATGCCCGATGAATTTCTACTTAAGGTTTCAAAGCTTGGATCTGACTTTGACCCTGTTGCCGAAAAGGTGCTAAAAGCAGGTGGCGAAGTCGTTTTCAATCGAACGAAGAGCAATCTTTCTGCTGTAATCGGTAAAGGTACAAAGCATGAATCACGATCAACGGGTGAATTAGAAAAGGCACTCGGTGTCACTTCAGTCAGGCTAGATAGGAACGGAAACCACAATATTAAAATAGGTTTTTCTGAACCAAGGTCTGATGGAGAGAGTAATGCAAAACTAGCAAATATCCTTGAATACGGCAAACACGGTCAGCCTGCAAAACCTTTTTTGAAACCAGCTAAAAGTGCATCAAAGTCTGAGTGTATCTCGACAATGAAAAGCACTTTTGAAGAGGAGGTCAAAAAGATATGA
- a CDS encoding phage tail protein, protein MALKTILNKQTDFTGEFPVEYAKSGLWRFNDVSVDENGYLADSSGLDRKIELVNYLGTTASLQSGQKGRQIRININNPATEKTYLKVVNDGTFFSEMGERILVGGWMIPTTYSVGNTYCPILNTRYGPGQPIFYLSLFAGRPRIMLYNASGSLILDQTTTPPFSLINGGVYFICMVIEPNNKNAWIVLGDRTNEISWVSPTYSFTGTLNPSCTADIIMGMHADAYWYAGRFDDWFFDMDSSLTVDDLIDYFNGSLLTNGGDMGGAVDALSVPGVVSLRETEGVYPTEGTLYTAPATCNLSGTGRVSVTSEYISGVTAVGPIETSTSDDLVHWSDWAAIALDGKLVSPNKAYIRFRVTLTTTDTSKTPRIIDVRLYDIPKSPYERIGFSRPVVLDSNGAWEAVLENAYNIVVTSEINGEDTLSFMIPYRDTKRGFIDSEKKIQIVDDIYKVRTLTDTKDSEGNLATEVYAEAEFYDLTFSVRKEEHKFDAETAEVSMAYALEGTEWSVGTVNVRTKRTWTSTEKNALSILRTVADLHGGDLVFDCPNRLVHLLTVYGTDSGALFAYKKNMKSIKRVVDTRSLVTRLYAIGSDGLSFADINGGKAYVEDYTYSSDIRISTLDCSSFTNPYQMKEYTEMRLAQYSKPNISYVLNAMDLSVLTGYEHEAWSLGDYVHVEDKDLGLSVTTRVIRREYNLQEPWNTVLELSTTLKNLGSSASQWDNVADSLEGTSMVTNNDIREMVPFNLLRNSRADDGMAYWVNSGFEVDGDNGVSGSTSFKAMGVVNMTKSMAQTIYPANRSSYTLSAQIASENLEKLSSDSQVGIEVVIEYEDGTTETRFIDLY, encoded by the coding sequence GTGGCACTAAAAACAATTTTAAATAAACAGACAGATTTTACGGGAGAGTTCCCAGTCGAATATGCAAAATCTGGACTGTGGCGGTTTAATGATGTATCAGTTGATGAAAATGGCTATCTTGCAGACTCTTCTGGGTTAGATAGAAAAATAGAGCTTGTCAATTATCTAGGAACAACTGCAAGCCTTCAAAGCGGCCAAAAAGGAAGACAAATCCGAATCAACATCAACAATCCCGCTACAGAAAAAACCTACCTTAAAGTGGTCAATGATGGTACTTTCTTTTCGGAGATGGGAGAGCGAATCCTTGTTGGCGGTTGGATGATACCGACTACTTATTCGGTGGGAAATACCTATTGCCCCATATTAAATACGCGCTATGGTCCTGGTCAGCCTATCTTTTACCTGTCGCTCTTTGCAGGCAGACCTAGAATCATGCTTTATAACGCTAGTGGTTCTCTCATACTCGACCAAACAACCACACCGCCTTTTTCACTTATCAATGGTGGTGTGTATTTTATTTGCATGGTCATAGAGCCAAACAATAAAAATGCATGGATTGTACTAGGAGATAGGACGAATGAAATAAGCTGGGTATCCCCGACCTATTCCTTTACAGGCACACTAAATCCTTCTTGCACGGCCGACATCATTATGGGCATGCATGCAGATGCCTATTGGTATGCTGGAAGATTTGATGACTGGTTTTTTGATATGGATTCAAGTCTTACAGTGGATGATTTGATTGATTATTTCAATGGGTCTCTTTTGACTAACGGTGGTGATATGGGCGGTGCTGTTGATGCTCTTAGCGTACCGGGAGTGGTGAGCTTAAGGGAAACAGAAGGTGTCTATCCAACGGAAGGAACACTATATACTGCTCCGGCAACGTGCAATCTGTCTGGCACAGGTCGGGTATCTGTTACCAGTGAATATATTTCTGGGGTAACTGCAGTTGGGCCAATAGAAACCTCAACAAGCGATGACCTGGTTCATTGGAGTGATTGGGCAGCCATCGCACTTGATGGAAAACTGGTATCTCCGAATAAGGCATACATTCGTTTTAGGGTTACACTTACTACCACAGATACGAGTAAGACCCCTCGAATCATTGATGTCAGGCTATATGACATTCCAAAGTCACCTTATGAGAGGATTGGTTTTTCAAGACCGGTCGTACTGGATTCAAATGGGGCTTGGGAGGCTGTGTTAGAAAATGCTTATAACATTGTGGTAACCAGTGAAATCAATGGCGAAGATACGCTCTCTTTTATGATCCCCTACCGTGATACCAAGCGGGGATTTATTGATAGCGAAAAGAAAATTCAGATTGTTGATGACATCTATAAAGTAAGGACTTTGACGGATACAAAAGACAGCGAAGGAAATCTAGCGACTGAAGTGTATGCTGAGGCAGAGTTTTATGACCTGACTTTTTCAGTGCGAAAAGAAGAGCATAAATTTGATGCAGAAACTGCTGAAGTCTCCATGGCTTATGCCTTAGAAGGAACGGAGTGGAGCGTAGGCACAGTTAATGTACGAACCAAAAGAACCTGGACGAGTACAGAAAAGAATGCTCTGTCCATCCTTCGCACAGTTGCTGACTTACACGGTGGTGATCTCGTCTTTGATTGCCCTAATAGGCTGGTCCATCTCTTAACGGTCTATGGTACGGATAGCGGTGCATTGTTTGCCTATAAGAAAAATATGAAGAGCATTAAAAGAGTCGTTGATACCAGAAGTCTTGTGACAAGGCTCTATGCCATTGGTAGCGATGGTCTGAGCTTTGCAGACATCAACGGAGGAAAAGCCTATGTGGAGGATTATACTTATTCGTCAGATATTCGGATATCAACATTAGATTGCTCCTCTTTTACCAATCCCTATCAGATGAAAGAATATACGGAAATGAGGCTTGCTCAGTATTCAAAACCAAATATCTCTTATGTTTTAAACGCAATGGATTTATCGGTGTTAACGGGTTATGAGCATGAGGCATGGTCGCTTGGCGATTATGTTCATGTAGAAGATAAAGATTTAGGACTGTCGGTGACAACTCGTGTTATACGAAGAGAATATAACTTACAAGAACCATGGAATACAGTATTAGAACTATCCACTACCCTTAAAAATCTGGGTAGTTCTGCAAGCCAGTGGGACAACGTGGCAGATTCTCTTGAAGGCACAAGTATGGTGACAAACAATGATATCCGGGAAATGGTGCCTTTTAACTTGCTGCGAAATTCTCGTGCTGATGATGGGATGGCTTACTGGGTTAACTCAGGCTTTGAGGTTGATGGTGATAACGGTGTGAGTGGGTCGACATCGTTTAAAGCGATGGGTGTAGTCAATATGACAAAGAGTATGGCTCAGACCATCTATCCAGCGAATCGCTCTAGCTACACGCTCTCGGCACAAATCGCATCTGAAAACTTAGAAAAGCTGAGTAGCGATTCACAGGTTGGTATTGAAGTGGTTATTGAATATGAAGATGGAACGACAGAAACAAGATTTATTGATTTGTATTAA
- a CDS encoding head-tail adaptor protein: MSFGKMNGFADIKEITKTKDNEGFATTSETVIASIRVYREGRHGSERWANLATFSEATDLFRFRAIPEVEVTTEHFIECDGERFDITSVENVKGRGMYTEVLAKKVVSSIGKS, encoded by the coding sequence GTGAGTTTCGGAAAAATGAATGGATTTGCTGACATTAAGGAAATAACAAAAACAAAAGACAATGAAGGATTTGCGACAACATCAGAAACCGTGATTGCTTCGATTCGAGTCTACCGGGAAGGGCGTCATGGTAGTGAGCGCTGGGCTAACCTGGCTACTTTTTCAGAGGCTACGGATTTATTCAGGTTTCGTGCTATTCCAGAAGTTGAGGTTACGACAGAACACTTTATTGAATGTGATGGAGAACGTTTTGATATTACCTCGGTAGAAAACGTAAAAGGTCGAGGGATGTATACAGAAGTTTTGGCAAAGAAGGTGGTGAGCAGTATTGGCAAAAGTTGA
- a CDS encoding phage tail protein, which translates to MATIGLDKLYYATITDDENGEEIYGTPTQLAKAISAELSVELAEATLYADDGAAEIVKEFKNGTISLGVDDIGSTTAAALTGVTVDKNNVMVSNSEDGGDPVAVGFRAKKSNGKYKYYWLYRVKFGIPATNLATKGDSITFSTPTIEGTVLRRNKPDTSGKHPWKAEVTEGDKDVPASVISSWYAEVYEPDYTV; encoded by the coding sequence ATGGCAACAATTGGTCTGGATAAACTTTATTATGCGACCATCACAGATGATGAAAATGGCGAAGAAATCTATGGCACACCCACTCAGCTGGCAAAAGCAATCTCAGCAGAGTTATCTGTTGAACTGGCAGAGGCAACTCTCTATGCAGATGATGGTGCGGCAGAAATCGTTAAAGAATTTAAAAATGGCACTATCTCTCTTGGAGTGGATGATATTGGCTCGACTACTGCAGCCGCCTTAACCGGAGTCACGGTTGATAAGAACAACGTTATGGTTTCTAACAGTGAAGATGGCGGAGATCCTGTAGCCGTTGGTTTTAGAGCAAAGAAATCCAATGGCAAGTATAAATATTACTGGCTCTATCGAGTGAAATTCGGTATTCCTGCGACAAACCTAGCAACAAAAGGTGACAGCATCACTTTCTCAACACCAACAATTGAAGGTACGGTTCTCCGAAGAAACAAGCCGGATACAAGCGGTAAACATCCGTGGAAAGCGGAAGTGACCGAAGGCGATAAGGATGTACCGGCATCGGTTATCAGCAGTTGGTATGCAGAAGTCTATGAACCGGATTACACAGTATAA
- a CDS encoding head-tail connector protein, protein MTLIQKVKANLILEHEADDELLEMFIAAAVSYAESYQHVPENFYSENPMPPTTEQAIIMLSSHFYESRDGSTGGFFADNVQAGQQVWNTVNLLLRLDRDWKV, encoded by the coding sequence ATGACACTGATTCAAAAGGTAAAGGCAAACTTGATTTTAGAGCATGAAGCTGATGACGAACTCTTAGAGATGTTCATCGCCGCTGCTGTCAGTTATGCCGAGAGTTATCAGCATGTACCAGAAAATTTCTATAGCGAAAATCCTATGCCACCGACTACAGAGCAAGCCATTATTATGCTCTCTTCTCATTTTTATGAAAGTCGAGATGGCAGCACGGGTGGCTTTTTTGCAGATAATGTGCAAGCCGGTCAGCAGGTGTGGAATACGGTCAACCTGCTATTAAGGCTTGATCGGGATTGGAAGGTGTAA
- a CDS encoding Head fiber protein, which translates to MDYNTKNYTEQGGDKTVIAGTLEIKEGATVTGLPSSFTPAENQAPSVAEDITSLVADFNALLSKLQTAGLMEAD; encoded by the coding sequence ATGGATTACAACACAAAAAACTACACCGAACAAGGCGGAGATAAAACCGTCATCGCAGGAACATTAGAGATTAAGGAGGGAGCAACCGTAACAGGTCTCCCTTCCTCTTTTACTCCTGCAGAAAACCAAGCACCTAGTGTGGCAGAAGATATTACGAGTTTAGTTGCTGATTTTAATGCATTGCTTTCAAAGCTTCAAACAGCAGGACTCATGGAAGCTGATTAA
- a CDS encoding phage tail family protein gives MGFSYDDISSKSMGLKARLTSWQVCGGMRNFTTNVPGKYGVTDFGADFDYREINVACNIYPKRSFSALVTTLDELSTWLDPMQGLKELVFDDVPDRYFMARLNEKVDCERLIRFAGSFNLKFFCPDPFAYAITDENYLIESEGDHTVTRLTGNVDSNPMYRLKGIITSGVNNSISVTTNGLEMKIVNALLLAEETLVIDTDKMTAYVEDENGIILRNALPYLEEIDFPSLNVGNNTLAITTNNAVFTALEIKARSRWR, from the coding sequence ATGGGTTTTTCATATGACGATATTTCTTCAAAAAGCATGGGACTAAAAGCCAGGCTCACTTCCTGGCAGGTCTGTGGAGGAATGCGAAATTTCACCACCAACGTACCTGGAAAGTATGGGGTGACAGACTTTGGAGCTGATTTTGATTACCGAGAAATCAATGTAGCTTGCAATATCTATCCCAAGCGTAGCTTTTCTGCACTGGTGACTACCCTTGATGAACTTTCAACATGGCTTGATCCCATGCAAGGGTTAAAAGAACTTGTTTTTGATGATGTACCCGACAGGTATTTCATGGCAAGGCTGAATGAAAAAGTGGACTGTGAACGACTCATTCGTTTTGCAGGAAGTTTCAACTTGAAGTTTTTCTGTCCTGACCCTTTTGCTTATGCCATTACGGATGAAAATTATTTAATAGAAAGCGAAGGCGACCACACGGTTACAAGACTGACCGGCAATGTTGATTCCAATCCTATGTATCGCTTGAAGGGAATCATCACATCGGGTGTGAACAATTCTATTTCTGTTACAACCAATGGCTTGGAAATGAAAATAGTGAATGCATTACTTTTGGCAGAAGAAACCCTTGTCATTGATACAGATAAGATGACGGCTTATGTGGAAGACGAAAACGGGATAATCTTAAGAAACGCTTTGCCTTACCTAGAGGAGATAGATTTTCCAAGTCTCAATGTAGGCAATAATACCCTAGCAATAACAACGAATAATGCTGTGTTTACAGCACTTGAAATAAAGGCTCGCAGTAGATGGAGGTGA
- a CDS encoding glycosyl hydrolase family 18 protein — protein sequence MERLKGKKIMVWTFMGNARMYEALEKYGDRIDTIGLFSFKVRATGEIVESGVTISSMLPYINRYRHIKWLLTIANDGANSIFRALRDNTNGAQELFLSELIRIMKKYPWCDGIDIDLERGDDYSTHAESTAMFKKIYNTIKAYDSSKLMNICLPGMTSVNGSVGGENWCVYGDLDPYCDTASIMSYGMAWSGSAPGPVSPRSWLEGIYDYAVTVMNPDKIFFGMPAYGWNWQIYDTPENLGKAYRGTSHTYYAAKYWMTGVYNFTDDAPPQPFIPIVAYWDDDNKVPWALPHVYDYMEGRDATRYSYPLLSASYNGRQYLTAYGKQQKLAFGTVYVDHDAMPDSYSGVVSVSNSVTTLGDEGAATYHFTLAQAGTYDVAVKLGFPFWDKNNIHISLDGNEVDFFENRLWWPYWRTTFWAVLKKGVSLSAGTHTITISLGAKGVQFYGFRVCSSFSEEPSVGEAEYTLAPRHFKDVNGDMVGPATGFKLTLEMLRRKADSALVWYEDFRDDNPLPQSYWTTLSGEWSVWQDTSSSMNRPYSQLEGKGQLAWNYNNFSDIHLRAQIIFPETFSGKAGVFIGTIYCCFNYDNQRIELYEGSTLKGSYATSFSKTSAANIRSNPSFYTLEIRKRGNQVRVYSSASNTLRFTATCSDVTGYAGIRSDNKVHCQLLRLGDAWTYEPYERFDVLMPDGTFKTYGRLSRSNCSWDDEFQVFTLTADLEESATRSESISLDYDFFHSDMMPSIQCGNDYSVTIIPRDINIWISRLFLGDGDGFSILYYQDVDSLVYWSNEAAYRWKLRGMCMWSLGQEDLRLWEWLPKQIE from the coding sequence ATGGAACGACTAAAAGGCAAGAAAATCATGGTGTGGACTTTTATGGGAAATGCACGGATGTATGAAGCTTTAGAGAAATATGGAGACCGGATTGATACCATCGGTCTTTTTTCTTTTAAGGTACGAGCTACGGGTGAAATTGTTGAGAGTGGTGTCACCATCAGTAGTATGCTCCCCTACATTAACCGTTATCGTCACATCAAATGGTTACTGACCATTGCCAATGATGGAGCAAATAGTATTTTCAGAGCATTGAGAGATAACACGAATGGCGCTCAGGAACTGTTTCTATCCGAGCTTATTCGTATTATGAAAAAGTATCCTTGGTGCGATGGTATTGATATTGACCTAGAAAGAGGCGATGACTATTCCACTCATGCTGAGTCAACCGCCATGTTCAAAAAAATTTACAACACCATCAAAGCCTATGATTCAAGTAAACTGATGAACATTTGCCTTCCAGGTATGACTAGCGTCAATGGTTCAGTAGGCGGTGAGAATTGGTGCGTCTATGGTGACCTAGACCCTTATTGCGATACCGCATCAATTATGAGTTATGGTATGGCTTGGTCAGGTTCTGCACCGGGACCTGTATCTCCAAGGAGCTGGCTTGAAGGGATTTATGATTATGCCGTTACAGTGATGAATCCCGACAAGATTTTCTTTGGGATGCCTGCTTACGGCTGGAACTGGCAAATCTATGACACACCAGAAAACCTAGGTAAAGCCTACCGAGGAACGTCCCATACCTACTATGCGGCAAAATACTGGATGACTGGAGTCTATAATTTCACAGACGATGCTCCTCCTCAACCGTTTATTCCCATAGTGGCTTACTGGGATGATGATAATAAAGTGCCCTGGGCATTGCCGCATGTCTACGATTATATGGAAGGAAGAGATGCCACTCGCTATAGCTATCCACTCTTATCTGCAAGCTACAATGGCAGACAGTATCTGACAGCCTATGGCAAACAACAAAAGTTAGCCTTTGGAACTGTTTATGTAGATCATGATGCCATGCCGGATAGTTATTCTGGTGTTGTTTCTGTTTCTAATAGCGTCACAACACTGGGGGATGAAGGTGCGGCAACCTATCATTTTACGCTTGCTCAGGCAGGTACTTATGATGTAGCAGTAAAGCTAGGCTTTCCATTTTGGGATAAGAATAATATTCATATCTCCCTTGATGGAAATGAAGTAGATTTTTTTGAAAACAGACTGTGGTGGCCTTATTGGAGAACGACTTTCTGGGCGGTGCTTAAAAAAGGAGTGAGCCTTTCTGCAGGAACACACACCATCACCATTTCGCTTGGGGCAAAGGGTGTACAGTTTTATGGCTTTAGAGTCTGTTCTTCATTTTCTGAGGAGCCATCAGTTGGTGAAGCAGAATATACCCTCGCTCCTAGACATTTCAAAGATGTAAACGGTGATATGGTAGGTCCTGCAACAGGCTTTAAGTTGACACTGGAGATGTTGAGACGAAAAGCTGATTCAGCCCTTGTGTGGTATGAGGATTTTAGAGATGATAACCCTCTCCCCCAAAGCTACTGGACAACATTATCAGGCGAATGGAGTGTTTGGCAAGATACAAGCAGTTCGATGAATAGACCCTATTCCCAACTAGAGGGTAAGGGTCAGTTAGCATGGAACTACAACAATTTTTCAGATATCCATTTAAGGGCGCAGATTATTTTTCCTGAGACCTTTAGTGGCAAGGCAGGTGTTTTTATTGGAACGATTTATTGTTGCTTTAATTATGATAACCAGCGTATTGAACTGTATGAAGGTTCTACTTTAAAAGGTAGTTATGCCACCAGCTTTTCAAAAACATCGGCCGCAAACATTCGATCGAATCCAAGCTTTTACACTCTAGAAATTCGAAAGCGTGGCAATCAAGTGCGGGTCTATTCCTCTGCATCTAATACACTGCGCTTTACAGCCACTTGCTCGGATGTGACAGGGTATGCAGGTATTCGTTCGGATAATAAAGTCCATTGCCAGTTGCTTCGCTTAGGCGATGCTTGGACCTATGAGCCTTATGAACGCTTTGACGTGCTTATGCCCGATGGAACATTTAAAACTTATGGTCGGCTATCAAGAAGTAACTGTTCTTGGGATGATGAGTTTCAAGTGTTTACTTTAACAGCAGACCTTGAAGAATCAGCCACAAGAAGTGAAAGCATCTCCCTAGATTATGATTTTTTTCATTCAGATATGATGCCATCCATTCAGTGCGGAAATGACTACAGTGTCACCATCATTCCAAGGGATATCAACATCTGGATATCTCGTCTTTTCTTAGGTGATGGTGACGGATTTTCCATTCTTTATTATCAAGATGTAGATAGTCTTGTGTACTGGTCAAATGAAGCAGCTTATCGGTGGAAACTTCGAGGCATGTGTATGTGGTCACTAGGTCAGGAGGATTTAAGGCTCTGGGAGTGGCTACCAAAACAAATAGAGTAA
- a CDS encoding phage tail protein — protein sequence MADNFGLKIGLEGEKEFKKALTDINRSFKVLGSEMKLVASEFDKNDKSVQALSARNSVLNKEIETQKSKIDTLRSALENAATSFGETDRRTQNWQIQLNNAEAALNNMERELSSNNAALEEANSNYDDAEDALDDMNREMNDVTDSADDMGKEIDEAADSAEKSESKFKGLGTTLKAIGIAMGAVAVAAGAAAVKLGKEVISAYADYEQLVGGVDTLFKENSQQLQDYASNAYKTAGLSANDYMETVTSFSASLISSLGGDTEKAVKYADMAITDMSDNANKMGTDMESIQNAYQGFAKQNYTMLDNLKLGYGGTKSEMERLLADAEAISGIEYDVSSYADVVSAIHVIQESMGIAGTTALEAEETISGSLNAFESALQNLLVGFGNADADMEQLSNNMVDAFQSVVKNITPVIENIVKALPVAIEALLDAVSDLLPTLLATVTDLFTQVLNALMNLLPTLIPVAVDSILTIVNALIENLPLLVDAAVQLIAALVEGLGQALPELIPAAVNAITTIVQGLVDNLPMLLDAALQLILGLAQGLLEAIPQLIEALPTIILAIVDFIISAIPQIIDAGIQLLSSLVTALPEIITAIVEAIPQIIDGILNGILSSIPQLIQAGVDLLVALIQNLPTIITTIVVAIPQIISSIVNALIGNIDKIIMAGVQLFVALIQNLPTIVVEIVKAVPQIIGGIVRAFTNSMGSIVTVGGNIVKGLWQGIQSLASWLWNKVSGWISGIWTGIKDFFGIKSPSKQMGWVGEMLVKGLAGSIQDNGDEAVKAAEMMSEDINDVMTSLASDMSTSLPTDFSVDTSVGGVISNAATSSLGGVSGSLVTVQQMIVRSEDDIRRVSQELYNLIQTGSRAQGRFSTT from the coding sequence ATGGCAGATAATTTTGGTTTGAAGATTGGTCTTGAAGGCGAGAAAGAATTTAAGAAGGCATTAACAGATATCAATCGTTCCTTTAAAGTACTTGGCTCTGAAATGAAACTGGTAGCTTCAGAATTTGATAAAAACGATAAGTCTGTCCAGGCTCTTTCCGCCAGAAATTCAGTCCTCAACAAAGAGATTGAAACCCAAAAAAGCAAAATTGATACCTTGAGGTCGGCTCTAGAAAATGCAGCTACCTCCTTTGGAGAAACCGATAGAAGAACACAAAACTGGCAGATTCAATTGAACAATGCTGAGGCGGCACTCAACAATATGGAGCGAGAGTTAAGTAGCAATAATGCTGCTCTTGAAGAAGCTAACTCTAATTATGATGATGCCGAAGATGCCCTCGATGACATGAACCGTGAAATGAACGATGTCACCGATAGCGCAGACGATATGGGAAAAGAGATTGATGAGGCAGCTGACTCTGCTGAAAAATCCGAATCTAAGTTTAAAGGCTTAGGTACAACTTTAAAAGCTATCGGCATTGCCATGGGAGCAGTTGCTGTTGCAGCAGGTGCGGCGGCTGTCAAACTTGGTAAAGAAGTCATTTCTGCCTATGCTGATTACGAACAATTAGTCGGTGGTGTAGATACACTTTTTAAAGAAAACTCTCAGCAGTTACAAGACTATGCATCGAATGCCTATAAGACGGCAGGTCTTTCTGCCAATGACTATATGGAAACCGTGACTTCTTTTTCTGCAAGCCTTATTTCTTCTCTTGGAGGAGATACAGAAAAAGCAGTTAAGTATGCTGATATGGCAATTACGGATATGTCTGACAATGCCAATAAGATGGGTACAGACATGGAATCCATTCAAAATGCCTATCAGGGTTTTGCCAAGCAGAATTACACCATGCTGGATAACCTTAAACTTGGTTATGGCGGTACAAAAAGTGAAATGGAGCGTCTCCTTGCCGATGCCGAGGCTATCTCTGGCATTGAGTACGATGTTTCTTCTTATGCCGATGTAGTTTCTGCCATCCATGTCATTCAAGAAAGCATGGGCATTGCTGGTACGACTGCTCTTGAGGCAGAGGAGACTATTTCAGGGTCCTTGAATGCTTTTGAATCTGCTTTACAAAATCTTTTAGTTGGTTTTGGGAATGCCGATGCAGATATGGAACAACTCAGTAATAACATGGTGGATGCCTTTCAGTCGGTGGTAAAAAACATTACACCAGTTATTGAAAATATCGTAAAGGCCCTGCCCGTCGCAATTGAAGCATTATTGGATGCGGTTTCTGATTTGTTACCGACACTGCTTGCTACGGTGACAGATTTATTTACTCAGGTACTAAACGCACTGATGAACCTATTACCTACCTTAATACCGGTAGCGGTTGATTCCATCCTTACAATTGTGAATGCCTTGATTGAAAACTTACCACTGCTAGTGGATGCAGCCGTTCAGTTAATAGCAGCTTTAGTGGAAGGTCTTGGGCAGGCTCTCCCAGAACTGATTCCTGCGGCAGTTAATGCAATTACTACGATTGTGCAAGGTTTGGTGGATAATCTACCCATGCTGCTCGACGCAGCACTGCAGTTAATACTTGGTTTGGCTCAGGGGCTTCTCGAGGCGATCCCACAACTAATTGAGGCTCTCCCTACGATTATTTTGGCAATCGTTGATTTTATTATAAGCGCAATTCCTCAGATTATAGATGCAGGTATTCAGCTATTATCATCGCTGGTTACAGCCTTGCCTGAAATTATTACGGCTATTGTAGAGGCGATTCCACAGATAATTGATGGAATATTAAATGGGATTTTAAGTTCGATTCCACAACTCATACAAGCGGGTGTCGACTTACTTGTTGCACTGATTCAAAATCTACCGACCATTATTACCACCATTGTGGTGGCAATCCCTCAAATCATTTCAAGTATTGTAAATGCATTAATTGGAAACATCGACAAGATCATTATGGCAGGGGTTCAGCTATTTGTAGCACTCATTCAGAATTTACCAACCATTGTGGTAGAGATCGTAAAAGCAGTGCCCCAGATTATTGGCGGCATCGTCAGAGCATTTACAAACTCCATGGGTTCAATCGTGACGGTGGGTGGCAACATTGTAAAAGGACTATGGCAGGGTATTCAATCCCTTGCTTCTTGGCTATGGAATAAAGTCAGTGGTTGGATTAGTGGCATTTGGACTGGTATCAAGGATTTCTTCGGTATCAAATCACCATCGAAACAGATGGGGTGGGTTGGTGAAATGCTTGTGAAAGGTCTTGCAGGTTCTATCCAAGATAACGGTGATGAGGCTGTAAAAGCAGCTGAAATGATGAGCGAGGATATCAACGATGTGATGACCAGTCTGGCCAGCGATATGAGTACATCCTTGCCTACAGACTTTTCAGTGGATACTTCTGTAGGCGGCGTGATTTCAAATGCAGCGACCTCTTCCCTAGGTGGTGTCAGTGGGTCGCTAGTTACTGTACAGCAGATGATTGTACGAAGTGAAGATGATATCAGAAGGGTATCTCAGGAACTTTATAACTTAATTCAGACAGGCTCTCGTGCTCAGGGTCGGTTTTCTACAACATAA